In Aquiflexum balticum DSM 16537, a single genomic region encodes these proteins:
- a CDS encoding AsmA family protein, which yields MKITEFKKLVFLKIFGFAIALILAFMVLLPFFFKEKINSIAQDYLNEQVQTGLSFQNINLTFFRHFPSLTVSLDELLILGKEGFEIDTLVYTKDLSFGIKLISLLGDNIQVNGIYLKDARINVLMDELGNPNYDIFKSTQETQQETSETDSTSLRVEIKSIKLLNSSVFYKDSGLDFSFSAENFDYSGKGKLENEIFDLSSNLKIPSFELSYEGIPYFAKKRITANLKTKINTESTALTFERNHLKINDLPVDFVGKLEFLSGGYDMNFILESVDSKFKDMLSLVPEDMYPWLKETKVRGKGDLRGSLQGLYLPSENLMPNLLLNLKVYDGYLNHSESTIPLKDLNVDFNITIPELSIEKTKLDLDSIYFSLGDGFLKGHFKTDGLDPAFIQSNLLADVDLGLLDKAVGLYAYDMKGRLKWNFSANGIYSERQIPGTFRNPKYETASIPVFDFISTLSEGYFKWTDLPEPVQNISWNLRISAPDSIYQNMGIFLENFQFSVLDNIVKGHFNIGQLKGMDVDAAISTKFNLSEVEKFYPLEEGFILKGLFDIDLQAKGSYEPEKKLFPVMDSKINLREGFIKTSYSEHPIEDLSLELDIQSDRGSYSDLKFDLKPIHFRFVDHPFSLTANLENLDDIKYDIQSSGRIDLGKLYGTFGIDGHDVNGYLITDLNLKGRQSDAIQSRIQYLDNKGFVEMEKIQINSELFPYPIDILSGRFKIDQDKIQLEDFLAYYVDNEFRAKGYLFNIINYLSDPGEELNGKLEINSGKININDFMFFAENDSPTIDTIGVVHGVVMIPQNIHFNFSAQVDTILYDDFVLKKFKGEITIDKGLLTLEKTGFEMIGADFKMDAKYHPINPYHAEFDYNITAKAFDIQRAYNEITMFKEIVTAAAYATGTASLDYQLSGRLDANMQPVMPSIKGEGVFGLDNIKLKGFKLMNTIANRTENSELQDPDLADVSIKSSIANNLITIERTRMRIAGFRPRFEGQVSLDGDMSIAFRLGLPPLGIFGIPIKITGNAENFNMEIGKITEGDELEEVKDVDVVGEIEGN from the coding sequence ATGAAAATAACCGAATTCAAAAAGCTTGTCTTTTTAAAAATTTTCGGATTTGCAATTGCTCTTATTTTGGCATTTATGGTTTTGCTCCCTTTTTTTTTCAAGGAAAAAATCAACAGCATTGCGCAAGACTATTTGAATGAACAGGTACAAACCGGTCTTTCTTTTCAGAATATCAACCTGACATTTTTCAGGCACTTTCCAAGTCTGACCGTTTCGTTGGATGAATTGTTGATCTTGGGAAAAGAAGGATTTGAAATAGACACTTTGGTTTATACAAAAGACCTTTCCTTTGGAATCAAATTGATTTCCCTGTTGGGTGACAATATACAGGTCAATGGCATTTACCTCAAAGATGCCAGAATCAATGTTCTGATGGACGAATTGGGGAATCCCAATTATGATATATTTAAGTCCACTCAGGAAACCCAACAAGAAACTTCCGAAACGGATAGTACCAGTTTAAGGGTCGAAATCAAAAGCATCAAACTTCTGAACAGTTCGGTTTTTTACAAGGATTCAGGTCTGGACTTTTCTTTTTCGGCAGAGAATTTTGACTATTCGGGAAAGGGAAAGCTTGAAAATGAAATTTTTGATTTAAGCAGTAACCTGAAAATTCCAAGCTTTGAACTCTCATATGAAGGCATTCCATATTTTGCCAAAAAAAGAATAACAGCCAATTTGAAAACCAAAATCAATACGGAATCAACTGCTTTGACTTTTGAAAGAAACCATCTCAAAATCAATGATCTTCCGGTGGATTTTGTAGGCAAGCTGGAATTTCTCAGCGGAGGATATGACATGAATTTCATTCTTGAGTCAGTTGACTCCAAATTTAAAGATATGCTCAGCCTGGTACCTGAGGACATGTATCCTTGGCTGAAGGAAACCAAAGTCAGGGGGAAAGGAGACCTCAGAGGTTCTTTACAAGGCTTGTATTTGCCTTCGGAAAACCTTATGCCGAATCTTTTATTGAACTTAAAGGTCTATGACGGTTATCTCAATCACTCAGAATCCACTATTCCGCTCAAGGATCTGAATGTGGATTTTAACATAACCATTCCTGAACTTTCCATTGAAAAAACCAAACTGGATCTGGACAGTATATACTTCAGCTTAGGGGATGGATTCCTCAAGGGGCATTTCAAAACAGATGGACTAGATCCAGCATTTATTCAGAGCAATCTTCTTGCGGATGTTGATTTGGGATTGTTGGACAAAGCTGTAGGCTTATATGCCTACGATATGAAGGGCAGGTTGAAATGGAACTTCAGTGCAAATGGTATTTACAGTGAAAGGCAGATTCCCGGCACTTTCCGAAACCCTAAATACGAAACAGCAAGCATCCCTGTTTTTGATTTCATCAGTACACTTTCAGAGGGTTATTTTAAGTGGACTGATTTACCTGAACCTGTTCAGAATATTTCATGGAACCTTCGTATCAGTGCTCCTGACAGTATCTATCAAAATATGGGTATTTTCTTGGAAAATTTCCAATTCAGTGTGTTGGATAATATTGTCAAAGGGCATTTCAATATCGGGCAACTGAAGGGAATGGATGTTGATGCCGCAATTTCCACTAAATTCAACCTGTCTGAGGTAGAAAAGTTTTATCCTTTGGAAGAAGGATTTATCCTCAAGGGCCTATTTGACATTGATCTTCAGGCCAAAGGAAGCTATGAACCGGAAAAGAAACTGTTCCCGGTCATGGATTCCAAAATAAACCTGAGAGAGGGTTTTATCAAAACCAGCTATTCCGAGCATCCCATAGAGGACCTTTCTCTTGAATTGGATATTCAGAGTGACAGAGGTTCATATTCTGACCTTAAATTTGACCTTAAACCCATTCATTTCCGATTTGTAGACCACCCTTTTTCATTGACTGCCAATCTGGAAAACCTGGATGATATCAAATACGACATCCAATCATCCGGAAGGATTGACCTTGGAAAGCTTTATGGAACTTTCGGGATTGATGGACATGACGTCAACGGTTATTTAATCACAGACCTGAATCTCAAAGGCCGACAAAGCGATGCCATACAAAGTAGGATACAATATCTCGATAACAAAGGATTTGTGGAGATGGAGAAGATACAGATCAATTCTGAATTGTTTCCTTATCCAATAGATATTCTTTCCGGAAGATTCAAGATTGATCAGGATAAAATCCAATTAGAGGATTTTTTGGCCTATTATGTGGACAATGAGTTCAGGGCCAAAGGTTATTTATTCAATATCATAAACTATCTATCAGATCCGGGTGAGGAATTGAATGGAAAATTGGAAATCAATAGCGGCAAGATCAATATCAATGATTTTATGTTTTTCGCTGAAAATGATAGTCCTACTATAGATACTATAGGCGTGGTACATGGAGTAGTGATGATTCCTCAAAACATCCATTTCAATTTTTCGGCACAGGTTGACACGATTCTTTATGATGATTTTGTTTTGAAAAAATTCAAAGGTGAAATTACCATTGATAAAGGGCTCTTGACTTTGGAAAAGACAGGATTCGAAATGATTGGTGCAGATTTTAAGATGGATGCCAAATATCATCCCATCAACCCGTATCATGCTGAATTTGATTACAATATCACAGCTAAAGCATTCGATATCCAAAGGGCATATAATGAGATTACAATGTTCAAAGAAATAGTCACTGCAGCCGCTTATGCTACAGGTACTGCTTCCCTGGATTATCAGCTTTCAGGAAGATTGGATGCCAATATGCAGCCTGTAATGCCTTCGATAAAGGGTGAGGGTGTATTTGGTTTGGACAACATTAAACTCAAAGGTTTTAAGTTGATGAATACCATCGCAAACAGAACGGAGAATTCGGAACTTCAGGATCCTGATTTAGCAGATGTGAGTATTAAAAGCAGCATAGCCAATAATCTGATAACCATCGAGCGGACAAGGATGCGCATTGCAGGTTTCCGTCCGAGATTTGAAGGTCAGGTAAGTTTGGATGGGGATATGAGTATAGCATTCAGGCTCGGTTTACCGCCTTTGGGTATTTTTGGCATACCGATCAAAATAACCGGTAATGCCGAGAACTTCAATATGGAAATAGGGAAGATTACCGAGGGGGATGAATTGGAAGAGGTTAAAGATGTAGATGTTGTAGGGGAGATTGAAGGAAACTAG
- a CDS encoding peptidylprolyl isomerase, with amino-acid sequence MKFIPLLTLVVLWFVETTSAQTQPIGLIETPQGKVYIRLFDETPKHRESFIQLAEAGYWDSLTFNRVIPNFVAQGGCPDTEEGFNDPEYLLEPEFVRGITHVYGAVGAGRDGNPDKLSARCQFYIVQNKDGLHRLDGDYTVFGQVIKGMDVIDKIVFVKRDEKDEPLTPITLKVKIVRLTKAQIEDLINF; translated from the coding sequence ATGAAATTCATTCCTCTACTCACCCTGGTAGTTTTGTGGTTTGTTGAAACCACCTCTGCCCAAACCCAACCCATAGGATTGATTGAAACCCCTCAGGGAAAGGTTTATATCCGCCTGTTTGACGAAACCCCAAAACACAGGGAAAGCTTTATCCAACTTGCAGAGGCGGGTTATTGGGATTCACTGACATTCAACAGGGTAATTCCCAATTTTGTGGCCCAAGGCGGGTGTCCGGATACAGAAGAGGGATTCAATGATCCTGAGTACCTGTTGGAACCGGAATTTGTCAGAGGTATCACACATGTGTATGGAGCAGTAGGTGCAGGAAGAGACGGCAATCCTGACAAACTTTCGGCCCGATGCCAATTTTATATTGTCCAAAACAAGGACGGTCTCCATAGATTGGATGGCGATTACACGGTCTTTGGTCAGGTTATCAAAGGTATGGATGTCATAGACAAAATTGTTTTTGTAAAGAGAGACGAAAAAGACGAACCCCTCACCCCGATTACGCTGAAAGTAAAAATAGTACGACTTACCAAAGCCCAAATTGAAGATTTAATTAATTTTTAG
- a CDS encoding 1-acyl-sn-glycerol-3-phosphate acyltransferase, giving the protein MSPFEDIRPYYDTEVNQAIREIIDHPMLKAMMNYTFPDKNDEYWKDLLLHCHSIRDFQINFIYPGVKRVLESSSNGLSTSGFEKLSKNTSYLFISNHRDIILDTSLLNTCLYEHGLSMTTSAIGDNLVKKQFLRTLARLTRSFIIKRGLPSRELLDSSKLISEYIGKSLLRENRSVWIAQREGRTKDGNDMTHKGVLKMIAMASDQGESLLDYFKKLNVVPVSISYEYDPTDILKMPELLAKARSESYVKGENEDFHTLLSGILGQKNRIHIHIGDLLTGQIAQISKKISGPAKQLKALADLIDDQIVSGYKLWPTKYIAYDLLYQTDEFKDKYSSAEKAYFEARFHKGVDQNDSVAVENFLAMYANPVVNQKKQRFSIV; this is encoded by the coding sequence ATGTCTCCATTTGAAGATATAAGACCGTATTACGATACAGAAGTAAATCAAGCTATCAGGGAAATCATTGACCACCCCATGCTCAAGGCTATGATGAATTATACCTTTCCGGATAAAAATGACGAATATTGGAAGGACCTTTTGCTTCATTGCCATTCTATCCGGGACTTCCAGATCAATTTTATCTATCCTGGTGTCAAAAGGGTACTGGAAAGCAGTTCAAACGGATTGAGTACCTCAGGATTTGAAAAACTTTCAAAAAACACTTCCTATCTCTTTATATCCAATCACAGGGATATCATCCTCGATACTTCCCTTCTCAATACCTGTCTGTACGAGCATGGTTTATCCATGACCACTTCTGCCATCGGTGACAATCTGGTCAAAAAGCAATTTCTGAGAACATTGGCCAGGCTGACCAGAAGTTTTATCATCAAAAGAGGACTTCCCTCCCGGGAACTGCTCGATAGTTCAAAGTTGATATCCGAATACATAGGCAAATCATTATTGAGGGAAAACAGGTCTGTTTGGATAGCCCAAAGGGAAGGCCGGACCAAAGACGGTAATGACATGACCCACAAAGGTGTCCTCAAAATGATCGCCATGGCCTCAGATCAGGGAGAAAGTCTGTTGGACTATTTCAAAAAACTGAATGTCGTACCTGTAAGCATTTCCTATGAATATGATCCGACAGATATATTGAAAATGCCAGAGCTACTGGCAAAAGCGCGTTCAGAATCCTATGTCAAAGGAGAAAACGAAGATTTCCATACTTTGCTCAGTGGGATATTGGGACAAAAGAACCGGATCCATATCCATATCGGGGATTTACTCACCGGTCAGATAGCGCAAATCAGTAAAAAAATCTCAGGCCCTGCCAAGCAATTGAAAGCCCTGGCAGACCTGATTGATGATCAAATTGTGTCCGGATACAAACTTTGGCCGACCAAGTACATCGCCTATGACCTGCTGTATCAAACCGATGAATTCAAGGATAAATACAGCTCCGCCGAAAAAGCCTATTTTGAAGCTAGATTCCACAAAGGAGTGGACCAAAATGATTCCGTAGCAGTGGAAAATTTCCTGGCCATGTACGCCAACCCTGTAGTCAATCAAAAAAAACAGCGGTTTTCGATTGTATAA
- a CDS encoding SLC5/6 family protein, which produces MENKLIPKEAWGTRLGLILAMAGNAVGLGNFLRFPVQAVQNGGGSFMIPYLVCFLLMGIPLLLIEWSSGRFGGKFNNHSTPYIMDGMGKARIWKYVGVFGIFTNIAVAAYYTYIESWSLVYVLHSVWGTFEGMTQSEIANFFTSYVDVFTTSTGIPFEAVFFYVLVLVLNIFILSKGLGGIEKVAKIGMPLLILFGMILAIRGLTLGESGKSELFPEANAWDGLNFLWTPQFDSLTNPKVWLAAAGQIFFTLSVGMGTIQCYAAYIKANEDIALNAVSAGFMNEFVEVVLGSSIVIPIAAGYLGLDWVLENAGFGMAFQTMPFLFQQWGEIAAAFSGVLWFGLLFFAGITSSLAMGTPWMGFMIDEFGWGNTKGAWSFGAMALIMGLPTVLLYQYGVFDEYDYWAGTVSLVVFALLEAVLFSWVFGINKGWNEINEGSDIKIPQVYKFIIKYITPLLLLMVFLSALITPFQNEWAENISSVMNGGNWVLDNSSLIKNISNYGLNEELNTAVNETEKDFLERKKFYINLARILLISLFGFICFLVYLSNQKRIKEGRKNYE; this is translated from the coding sequence ATGGAAAATAAGTTAATACCTAAAGAGGCTTGGGGCACCAGGTTAGGGCTTATCTTGGCCATGGCCGGAAATGCCGTCGGTCTGGGAAACTTCTTGAGATTCCCTGTTCAGGCAGTTCAAAATGGGGGAGGTTCATTTATGATTCCCTATTTGGTTTGTTTTTTATTGATGGGAATTCCGCTTTTACTAATAGAATGGTCTTCTGGTAGATTTGGGGGAAAATTCAACAACCACAGTACTCCCTACATCATGGATGGAATGGGAAAAGCGAGGATTTGGAAATATGTAGGTGTATTTGGGATTTTTACCAATATCGCTGTGGCGGCATATTACACTTACATTGAATCATGGAGTTTGGTATATGTGTTGCATTCTGTTTGGGGTACGTTTGAGGGAATGACTCAATCAGAAATAGCCAATTTTTTCACCTCATACGTGGACGTATTTACCACCAGTACCGGAATACCATTTGAAGCAGTGTTCTTCTATGTACTGGTATTGGTCTTAAACATATTTATCCTTTCCAAAGGATTGGGTGGAATTGAAAAAGTGGCCAAAATAGGGATGCCTTTACTGATATTGTTTGGGATGATTTTGGCGATTCGAGGTTTGACTTTGGGTGAATCCGGCAAATCAGAACTTTTTCCGGAGGCCAATGCCTGGGATGGACTGAATTTTCTTTGGACTCCGCAATTTGATTCCTTGACCAACCCAAAAGTTTGGCTGGCAGCCGCGGGACAAATATTCTTTACTTTGTCTGTAGGTATGGGTACGATTCAATGTTACGCCGCATATATCAAAGCGAATGAAGATATTGCTTTGAATGCCGTATCGGCAGGTTTTATGAACGAGTTTGTTGAAGTGGTACTTGGTAGCAGTATTGTGATTCCCATTGCAGCAGGATATTTAGGCCTGGATTGGGTTTTGGAAAATGCTGGATTTGGAATGGCCTTTCAAACTATGCCTTTTCTCTTTCAACAATGGGGTGAAATTGCTGCGGCATTTTCCGGGGTTTTATGGTTTGGACTTTTGTTTTTTGCAGGGATCACATCCTCATTGGCCATGGGAACACCTTGGATGGGTTTTATGATAGATGAATTTGGATGGGGAAATACTAAGGGTGCCTGGTCATTTGGAGCCATGGCTTTGATAATGGGTTTGCCTACGGTATTACTTTACCAATATGGTGTTTTCGATGAATATGATTATTGGGCTGGAACAGTCAGCCTGGTAGTTTTTGCCTTGCTAGAGGCGGTGTTATTTTCTTGGGTTTTCGGTATCAACAAAGGCTGGAATGAAATCAATGAAGGTTCAGATATCAAGATTCCCCAGGTCTATAAATTCATCATAAAATACATTACACCCCTATTGTTGCTCATGGTTTTTTTGAGTGCTTTGATTACCCCTTTTCAAAACGAATGGGCGGAGAACATATCAAGTGTAATGAATGGTGGAAATTGGGTTTTGGACAATAGTTCTTTAATTAAAAATATATCCAATTATGGACTAAATGAAGAACTTAATACTGCCGTAAATGAAACTGAAAAAGATTTTCTTGAAAGAAAAAAATTCTATATCAATTTGGCCAGAATTCTTTTGATAAGTTTGTTTGGGTTTATCTGTTTTCTGGTCTATTTATCAAATCAAAAACGCATAAAAGAAGGGAGGAAAAATTATGAATAA
- a CDS encoding TerC family protein: MEIFLLTETWIALATLTFLEIVLGVDNIIFISIISNKLPENQQEKARILGLAFAMIFRIGLLLGISYIIKFNEPLITVFDFDLSGKDLILAFGGLFLLFKSTLEIHHKMEGKAEEVKANTAQGLSQVIFQIILLDVIFSFDSILTAVGLVDEVIVMIVAVVIAMIVMMVFAGRISKFINKNPTLQVLALSFLILIGFMLLVEGFHVEVPKGYIYFAVFFSLSVELVNMRIRRNIEGKKVKLNPRIVQK, translated from the coding sequence ATGGAAATTTTCCTTTTAACAGAAACTTGGATTGCGTTAGCCACATTGACATTCCTTGAAATTGTCTTGGGGGTGGATAACATTATATTCATATCCATTATCTCCAATAAACTTCCTGAAAATCAGCAAGAAAAAGCCAGAATACTTGGGCTGGCATTCGCTATGATCTTTCGGATTGGTTTATTGCTTGGGATATCTTATATCATCAAATTCAATGAACCATTGATAACTGTTTTTGATTTTGATCTGAGTGGAAAAGATTTGATTTTGGCATTTGGAGGTCTGTTTCTTTTGTTCAAATCAACTTTGGAGATTCATCATAAAATGGAAGGGAAAGCCGAAGAGGTAAAAGCAAATACAGCCCAAGGTCTTTCTCAAGTAATTTTTCAAATTATTTTATTGGATGTGATCTTTTCATTCGACAGTATCTTGACCGCAGTAGGATTGGTGGATGAGGTGATTGTGATGATTGTTGCGGTAGTCATCGCTATGATTGTAATGATGGTCTTTGCAGGTAGGATCAGCAAGTTTATCAATAAGAACCCAACTCTTCAGGTATTGGCTTTGTCTTTTTTGATACTGATAGGATTTATGTTGTTGGTGGAAGGATTTCATGTTGAAGTTCCAAAAGGTTACATCTATTTTGCGGTATTCTTTTCTCTAAGTGTAGAATTGGTCAATATGCGAATTAGGAGGAATATTGAAGGAAAAAAAGTCAAACTCAACCCAAGGATTGTGCAGAAATAA
- a CDS encoding PKD domain-containing protein, whose amino-acid sequence MKTKLIIILALGLHFILPIHQAISQSCTQNNIFVESFTLRNADGNPFTPNDDYEIGDSVTGQIFITFSGSSTNAYSLKTTYDVYVNGELVVTQGYACLFNQQKVVLNTPVFVNNFTWNWGDIVEVKNVYIRWSTNSNSPCSEVSDGNSQCYFNGAGFVAAMPLFPDFNYIATYCNPSVQFGDLTVGGYPTYDYAWDFDGLGTSTAQNPSFNFPGPGSYDISLTTTDNSGTVRSVTRNITIPVFDILVEITPSMTNSNTGTIKVDMSGGNAPYTIAWQSNPAGISGSVSGISDSYTITDLPSGNYAITVTDSLGCMVTETYFVEWSSLLSQKWDLFEAKFNQNTRSVEIEWIIPNEKIPCQYIIERSETGISNFKDLGRVAGYGYNESFGNYRFNDKTLPATGGRIYYRIRTEDINQKIYMSKVISVLVPEQKGLNESEWLIYPNPLEGNKLTLKFQGLAKNKGDQVHVFISTANGRSIKAFVTDLETIILDDIVRDLPKGILVIEIVDGFKMEIIRVVRK is encoded by the coding sequence ATGAAAACCAAACTGATCATCATCTTAGCTTTGGGATTACATTTCATATTGCCAATCCATCAGGCTATATCCCAAAGCTGTACACAAAACAATATTTTTGTGGAAAGTTTTACTTTGCGCAATGCCGATGGCAATCCGTTCACTCCCAATGACGATTATGAAATCGGTGATTCGGTAACTGGACAGATTTTTATCACATTTTCCGGTAGTTCGACCAATGCCTATTCATTGAAAACCACCTATGACGTCTATGTTAACGGTGAACTCGTCGTTACCCAGGGTTATGCCTGTTTATTTAACCAGCAAAAGGTTGTCCTCAACACTCCCGTATTTGTCAACAATTTTACTTGGAATTGGGGAGATATTGTAGAGGTGAAAAATGTTTATATAAGATGGTCAACCAACAGCAACTCACCTTGTTCTGAAGTCAGTGATGGAAATTCACAGTGTTATTTCAATGGAGCAGGGTTTGTAGCTGCTATGCCTTTATTCCCGGATTTCAATTATATCGCAACCTATTGTAATCCATCGGTACAATTCGGGGATCTTACCGTTGGTGGATATCCTACTTACGACTATGCTTGGGATTTTGATGGCTTGGGAACATCCACAGCACAAAATCCATCCTTCAATTTTCCAGGGCCGGGGAGTTATGATATATCACTTACCACTACAGACAATAGCGGCACTGTTAGGTCTGTCACCAGAAATATAACTATCCCTGTATTTGATATTTTGGTGGAAATTACGCCTAGCATGACCAATTCAAATACAGGTACCATCAAAGTCGATATGAGCGGTGGGAATGCCCCTTACACCATCGCTTGGCAAAGTAACCCTGCAGGAATTTCCGGTTCTGTCTCTGGCATAAGCGATTCATATACTATCACCGATTTGCCTTCAGGAAACTATGCCATTACGGTCACAGATTCATTGGGCTGCATGGTAACCGAAACTTATTTTGTGGAATGGTCATCTCTCCTTTCCCAAAAATGGGACTTATTTGAGGCTAAATTCAACCAAAATACCAGGAGCGTTGAGATTGAATGGATAATTCCAAATGAAAAAATTCCTTGTCAATACATTATCGAAAGGTCTGAAACTGGCATATCAAATTTCAAGGATCTGGGCAGGGTGGCAGGGTATGGTTATAATGAGAGTTTTGGCAATTACCGTTTTAATGACAAGACATTACCTGCTACAGGTGGTCGGATTTATTACCGGATAAGGACCGAAGACATCAATCAAAAAATTTACATGAGCAAAGTCATTTCTGTTTTGGTACCTGAACAAAAAGGACTCAATGAATCAGAGTGGTTGATATACCCAAATCCCTTAGAAGGAAATAAACTCACTCTAAAGTTTCAAGGCTTGGCAAAAAATAAAGGTGATCAGGTCCATGTATTTATATCTACAGCTAATGGCAGGTCAATCAAGGCCTTTGTTACTGATCTAGAAACAATAATCTTAGATGATATTGTAAGAGACTTGCCGAAAGGGATTTTAGTGATTGAAATAGTAGATGGCTTTAAAATGGAAATCATAAGGGTTGTCAGAAAATGA
- a CDS encoding GrpB family protein — protein MKIEIVPYDKHWVKEFERLKKELSVILNSIHPSIEHIGSTSVPGLSAKNVIDILIGVKEKSQFDTVIYELGLIDSYIYYKALEADLPNRRLFVRLKDGISSAKFGKVFYHQDKIPHDEVNQSRIANVHIVELDSSEWLRHIAFREYLKAHEGVRNEYAKIKISLSKKNWKHGMEYNAEKKSFIKSEEKKAVEWFMAGRK, from the coding sequence ATGAAAATTGAGATTGTACCATACGATAAGCATTGGGTGAAGGAATTTGAAAGGTTGAAAAAAGAGCTTTCGGTTATCCTTAATTCAATTCATCCCTCAATAGAACATATTGGCAGTACTTCTGTTCCGGGATTGTCCGCAAAGAACGTGATTGATATTTTGATAGGGGTAAAAGAAAAAAGTCAATTTGATACTGTAATCTATGAACTTGGGTTAATCGATAGCTATATTTATTATAAGGCTTTAGAGGCTGACCTTCCCAACAGAAGGCTATTTGTGAGGCTAAAAGATGGTATATCCTCCGCTAAATTTGGAAAAGTATTTTATCATCAGGACAAAATCCCACATGATGAAGTCAATCAAAGCAGGATAGCCAATGTACATATAGTTGAATTAGACAGTTCTGAATGGTTGAGGCATATTGCATTTAGAGAATACCTCAAAGCCCATGAAGGAGTCAGGAATGAATATGCCAAAATCAAAATTTCACTAAGCAAAAAAAACTGGAAACATGGTATGGAATACAATGCAGAGAAGAAAAGCTTTATTAAGAGCGAAGAAAAAAAGGCGGTTGAATGGTTTATGGCCGGCAGGAAATAA
- a CDS encoding IS91 family transposase, with the protein MEAVNKRNGGAELSTVLDSQKEVFLSQKHLCPDQRKAFNDILHCRTSQMGSHSLCCDSCGRVKVCYNSCRNRHCPKCQYIKQQLWVEKLKCRLLPVRYFHAVFTVPEFLNPLFYINQRFCYNLLFECSAKAVKKTALNPVFLGVESGCLSVLHTWGQSLNYHPHIHMLVPAGGLDSDGMQWLYAGKKFFVPVKALSSVFRGLFMERLLGALEDNLLRIPDGQKELFADIKSLKRESYAKMWNVYIKKTFRGAGQVVSYLGRYTHRVAISNSRILDTDGETVKFRWKDYRDNKTKTMLLACSEFVRRFMQHVLPTGFYKIRYYGILASANSNTKMNECFRLLNITREVSFYHGLSTYEVMEEIFGEEMFRCTCCKNGRMVFAPPGEKGNGP; encoded by the coding sequence ATGGAGGCTGTCAACAAGAGGAATGGTGGGGCCGAACTCTCAACAGTCCTGGATTCCCAAAAGGAGGTTTTCCTGTCGCAGAAGCATCTGTGCCCTGACCAGAGAAAGGCCTTTAACGACATCCTCCATTGCCGGACATCACAAATGGGCTCACACAGTCTCTGTTGTGACTCCTGCGGTAGGGTCAAAGTCTGCTATAACAGCTGCAGGAACCGCCACTGTCCGAAGTGCCAGTACATCAAGCAGCAGCTTTGGGTGGAAAAGCTAAAGTGCAGGCTTCTGCCTGTCAGGTACTTTCACGCCGTGTTTACGGTTCCTGAGTTTCTCAATCCATTGTTCTACATCAACCAGAGGTTCTGTTACAACCTGCTCTTTGAATGTTCTGCAAAAGCAGTAAAGAAGACGGCCCTGAACCCGGTATTTCTGGGAGTCGAAAGCGGCTGTCTGTCGGTACTCCACACTTGGGGCCAATCCCTGAACTACCACCCCCACATCCATATGCTGGTTCCTGCAGGAGGCCTTGACAGTGACGGGATGCAGTGGCTGTATGCCGGTAAAAAGTTCTTCGTTCCGGTAAAGGCCCTTTCGTCCGTGTTCCGGGGACTGTTCATGGAAAGGCTTCTGGGAGCACTGGAGGATAACCTTCTCAGGATACCTGACGGGCAGAAAGAGCTGTTTGCCGATATCAAAAGTCTGAAAAGGGAATCTTACGCAAAGATGTGGAATGTCTATATCAAGAAGACTTTCAGGGGGGCGGGCCAGGTGGTCAGCTACCTTGGCAGGTATACCCACAGGGTAGCGATCAGCAACAGCCGTATTCTGGATACAGATGGTGAAACCGTAAAATTCAGGTGGAAGGATTACAGGGACAACAAAACCAAAACCATGTTGCTTGCCTGTTCCGAGTTTGTCAGAAGATTTATGCAACATGTACTGCCAACAGGCTTCTACAAAATCCGCTATTACGGCATCTTGGCCTCGGCCAACAGCAACACCAAAATGAATGAATGTTTCAGGCTGTTGAACATAACAAGGGAGGTGTCATTTTACCATGGGCTGAGCACCTACGAGGTGATGGAGGAGATTTTCGGAGAAGAGATGTTCAGGTGTACCTGCTGCAAGAACGGAAGGATGGTCTTTGCCCCGCCCGGGGAAAAAGGAAACGGTCCCTGA